CGGAGAAATACTTGGCATAATTCAGGTCACGGTTGTCTGCGGGAATCCTGTAAAAATCTCCCATATCTTCTGCATTCATCATTTCTTCTCTTGTACAGAGCGTCTCATACAGCTTTTCACCATGCCTTGTCCCTATAATTTTGATCTTATTGGAGGCCTGTTTCAATTCCAGAACAGCTTTAGCCAGATCGCCTATGGTTGCGGCAGGTGCCTTATTGACAAATAAGTCTCCGGGATTGGCGTGTTTAAATGCAAATAAAACCAAATCTACGGCTTCATCCAGCGACATTAAAAAGCGTGTCATGTTAGGATCTGTAATGGTTATATCTTCATTATTTTCAATCTGATTTAAAAACAGAGGAATTACAGAGCCTCTTGATGCCATAACGTTTCCGTAACGGGTTAAGCATACTATGGTATCTTTCAGATTCCTAGCTTCGGCAACGGCAACTTTTTCCATCATTGCTTTGGAAATCCCCATGGCATTTATAGGATAAGCGGCTTTATCCGTTGATAGGCAGATGACTTTTTTCACTTTGTTTGATGCCGCCGCACGAATAACGTTCTGGGTTCCTTCAACATTGGTCTTAACGGCCTGCATGGGGAAAAACTCACAGGACGGAACCTGCTTCAGGGCAGCGGCATGAAAAACATAGTCTACCTCTTTCATTGCATAATCCACACTGTTATAATCCCTTACATCTCCGATATAATATTTTATCCTGTCATTTTTGTAGTAGTTACGCATATCATCCTGCTTTTTTTCATCACGTGAAAAAATGCGGATTTCTTTAAAATGATCTGTATGTAAGAATTTTCTTAAAACAGCGGTGCCAAATGAACCTGTGCCGCCGGTAATAAGAAGGGTTTTATTTTGTATTTCCATGTAAAAGTGTAATAAGCTGATTAATATTGTTTGTGATTTTTTTCACAGAGGGTTTTACATCTTCTTTCAAAGATTGTGTCAGGGCATTAACGATGCTTCCTTCATCGTAAGGGTTGAATGTTATTGAAGGCTCGCAGACTTCATAGGTATACGGCAGATCTGCACCGATGATATTACAACCGTTTTCAATAGCTTCCACAAGGCCTAATCCGAAACTTTCTGCAAGAGACGGGAAAATAAGATATTCATGTGACTGATAAATTTCTTTCAGATCCTCACGTTTTATAAAGCCGGTGTTTCTGATAGGATACCCCAAATCCTGTTTTTCTCTGATCAGCCGGCACAGTTCCGTAAAACTTTCTGCTACCGTAATGGTAAGTACGCCTTTTTTATGGTTTTCGTAAAAACGGCAGAAAGCGTCTATCAGTTTAACATGATTCTTATGGGGAGCCGCATTGCTTACAAAAACATAGCTGTGCTTTTCTCTCTTCACTGCGGTCTGAGTTTCCTTAAAAGGAGGGTAAAAAGGCATTAATAAAACCTTCTCCTGTTTTATTTTATATTTTCTGGTAAGCTTTTGCTTTATAAAATCTGACTGTACCAGCCAATACTCTGTATTCCTGCGGTCATAAGACAATATTTTTGTTTTGAGCCAATACATTATTTTCTGTCTGACCGGCATATCATCAGGCAATTCTAAAAATAAAGGCTGATGAAAATAAGTATATGAAGTACAGTTTCTTTGATTAATGGCAGGAGGCAAATTTCCGAAACACAGCAGGGTTGAAAAATGTTCTTTATTTTTTTTATAAAACCTTTTTCTTCCATAATAATCTGCTTTCTGAAAAACGATCCTGCATTTTTCGTTTACGGGTTCATGATTATTTTCTATTCTTTTATCCAACAGGTAAAAAACAGGAACATCAAGCTTATCCAATTCCTGCATCAGATAATCCAAAAGCACTTTTCCGCCACCGTTATTTATGTATAAGGCATCAATAAAAATCATTTTTTTATTATTTGGTGGTATAAGTTAATATATTGCTGTGAGATTTTTTCAGGACTGTATTTCCTGATATTCTCTTTGCCGTTTTTTATCAGCTCTTTTCTTTTTTCTTCGCTGTGGATCAATTTGAGCACGGCATCTCGTATTTCTTTCACCGAAAAAGGATCTACCAGCAGCGCTCCATTGCCGGCAATTTCTTTCATCGGGGAAATACCGGAGGTTATGACACAGCAGTTTTGCGCCTGCGCTTCAAGGATCGGCAACCCAAACCCTTCATATAAGGATGGAAATAACAATATATCTGACTGATGATATTTTTCCGCTAAATCTTCATCAGAAATATTATTAAAATTACTGACATGCAGATTATTCTGCTCTATAAAGATATTATGGGATACTTCCAGTTTTCCGATAATTAATATCTCCGCTTCTATGCCGGTTAACGCCTCTAAAATCCGTTCTACATTTTTATTTGTCCTGGTTCCTACCACCAGCAGTTTCAGCTTCCGCTGAAGACTTATATCATTATGTTCCAGAATAGGAACGGTAACACAGTTAGAAATTACATGAATTTTATTTTCTGCTGACGGAATATATTTTAAAATTTCATTTTTTGTTTTGTCTGAAATTACCGTGATATATTTTAATTTTTTTACAGGAAGATAAACCCATAGCAAGTAATACAGATATCTTTTTAATCCGGTATATTGATGAAGCCCTACCAGATCATGTATAGAAAGTATTGTTTTATGCCTGTCCAAAAGTAAACAGGCCCAGTGAATATCTCCGGTGATATGGTTTACGTCTCCCTGGTTCCTTTTAAAAAACCACATGGCTTTTCCAAGCTGCTTTAACGGAAAAGGATTTTTTATAACCTTAAACTTTATGTTTTGATCTTCCAGCTGCCTGTATAAGACTGAAAAAAGTTTCTCAATACTAATCTGCCCTTCTGTAGGATGTCTTTCAAAAAAATGAATTTCCATAATTTAGAATGTAAAAAATATTGTTTTATACGGCAGGAAAAGCTGTGGGTAGTTCATTATATACTTGACGCAAAGTACAAGAAAAAATGATACTAATCCTGCAATATAAAGATACTTTCTCTCTCTGGTATATATCGTTATCAGCCAAACATAAAAAAGAGCTTCAAAGATATTGAAATAAATACTAATCCGGGATATGATAAACGTAAAATTGAAAGACAGGATTATATAAGCAAAGAGTGAAAAGAACATTATATTCAGAATATACTGTAATCTGGTATGATCTACCAGCTTGTTGAGCTTATTTTTGTTTACAAGCAGTAAGAATACAGGCAACCCACGCCTTAAAATTCCAAAGAAATAGGTTCTCAGATCTATTGTATCAGGCTCTGATAAGGAAAGGTATGCGGTAAATCTGTCTGAATAACTTTCAGGTAAAAGACTGATAAATTTTCCCATTATAAATGCATTAAACCCGCTGATCTGTATTAAAAGTGCAGCTGCAATCATGCAGAGCCAATATTTATACCTGATGTTATGATTAAACACAACAAAGATTAGACAAACAATTATTGTCCTGTGAAACAGCGATGCCAGAAGAATGCAGGCAATAAACGCTACTTTTTTGTTTTCTAGAAAATAAACACTTGCAAAAAACATAATGGAAACAGCCATCAGTTGTCTGGTACTGCCCATCAGCCCGATGGCAAAACAAAAGAAAATGAACAGAAAAAGTATAGAATTTGGTGTAGCCTTCCGGATTGAAAAAAAATAAAGTAAGAATATAACCGAATAGTAAAGTGCATTAAAAACATAAAATGTACACTTCAGATAATCCCTGCAGAACAATACCAGAAGATTATATCCCAGCTCAAATCTGTCTGTGCTTACATGGTTTATACGTAAGCCGTCAAAATTATTATAGTAATTATAAAAATCTGTTCCGCTTTCCCATCTGAAACTTTCCAGGAACCACCACATTACCAAACAGAAAATCAATACTAAAGTCTTTTGTACTGATGAAAATTTTTCATCAAAAAAAGAAAAAAGTAATAAAAGAACTATTAATAACGGTATCATTAAAATTTAATATTTAAACAATTCTAAAGAAATACTTATGATAAAGGATTAATAAAAGTTGAAGCTATTTTACTCTTTTAAAGAAAAATCTGCTAAATATATAATAGACAAATAAATTCTGTATGAGACCTGCTATAAAAAAATAGGTGTCATTTTCAATCGTAACAATACTTATTAAAAAGTTAACGTAAAACATAAAATAAAGAATGGTATTCTTATATTTCGTGTATTGTATGATGTTAATAACAATCAGAAGCATCAGTAAATGACAGAAGACAAAGACAGATCCCCCTTCCAGATAAGCCCATCCGTATAAAGTAGGGGTTATGGAATTATGGGTGGCTGTGATCATTGACTGTAAACGCACCCCGATATCTGATACAGGCTTATCAGGAAGAATTGCCCTGGGCACCATACTGACCGGAAGATAGACAAATCGTTCCATGTTTTTATAGTACTTCCATTCTTTCTCTTTTTCCATAGAAAAAATCAGATAAGGCAGCAAAGAAACTCTTTCTGAATAACTTTTACTGCCGGACGATACATTGTTATTAAAATCCAGCTCCACTGTTTTGGCAATCGCAATTACAAAAGCATCTTTTTTAGATATTCCCGGGATGTTGATCAGGGTATTCCTATAATTGTTATTAAAAGGATACAGGAATAATAAAAAAATAAGTACAGGCACAATCCATTTCTTGGGAAGGCTTCTACCGGATTCTAAATAAGGAATAAGAAAAATCACAATCCCAAAAATTAAAATCCCTTTCATCCCTGCAATCAAGCCGAAACCGAAATACAGTATAATATAAGTATAAAAATAGAAATTGAAATTTCGGGAATCGTATTCGCTTATAAATTTTAAAAAGAAATATATTGTCAGAAACAAAGGTAAAGTCTGGTTGGTAATCTGTAACAGAAAGGAATAGCTTGATAAATTATTTTCTTCGTCTGCACCATATCCTATTACCCCTGAAAATAATAATATAAACTGCAAAATCATGATACAGTAAGAGGATATATAAAAAATTCTCAGATTTTTTAACTTATACTTCCTGCTTATCTCATAAACATTCAGCCGCTGTAATTTATTTTTCGATATGATAAGGAAAATTAAATCTAAAACATTAATCATTACAAGACTGAGGAATATGATCCACATGGCCGGAAATACCAAACTCTGATTAACATACAGCTCTCCGTATATCCCTACGTCTTTTGTCCCTAGTTTATCTGCAATCTGATAATAATTAAGGATAAGATATAAAAATGTAGCGAATTTCAGCCAGTCTGATAAAATAGGCTTGCCTTTTTTGTACCAGTTGTACCCGAAAGGCACCCATACCAGCAGAGACGATAAAAAAGCAACAATCAGCTCCGAAAAAACTTCACGATTTTTTACATTATCATAGATATCAAATGATCTTATCAATAAAACAATTATCAATAAAACAATCATTGAAATATATCCAAAAAAAGAGAGTTTCAGTTTCAAAAGATGGTTTATTTATGAATTAATTTTAACATTTCAGTGAGCCTGACATCGTACGTATGATTTTCTATAAAATGCTGTCTCTGAAGATCACTCAGTGCGTACCTTTCTTCGGGTTTATCCAGGTAATACCTGACTTTTTCAATGGCTTCGTCTATATGCCTGTAGGTAAACTTTTCAACATCAATCTTAGAATACTCTTCCAAGACGGGTTTATAATCGCACAGCTGAAATGCTCCGATTCCTCCTATTTCGAAGAATTTTACGTTGGCAGAATTAACTTCGGCATAATGGAAATTATTAAACACTATTTTGGATCCGCATAAAACTTCTGCTTTTCTCTCACCGGTAATAAACTCATTCCTGAAGTTTTCAGCAATTTCTTTTCTTGCAAATCTTTTATCTGCAATTCCGAACAACACAACATTAATATCCGCCTTTATCAGCTCGCTTACCATTCTTGAACGGTAAGGATACATGGTGCCGAAGGTTACCACATCAATATCTATTTCTTTCTCTAATTGATTTCTGTCTTTTGCCGAAGGCTTGTGTACCCTAGGATTTAAGGCTTCCGGAAAATAGTGTGCATTCAGCCTCATTTTATTCTGCATAAAATCCAGCATATACTTTTCTTTGGTAAACCATGCATCATAATCTGATGCGAAGATCTGCTGGTGCTCCAGAGTGGTCATCTGATCCGGATTGATATGGATCACCTTTGCCTTCAGGTTCTGCTTTATCATTCTGATACAAACAGGATGGATAAAACGATATGTAGCAATGACAAGGTCCGGCTCCTGTTCAATCACTTTTTCTGCGATTTTTTTGAAAATAAGCTCATCATAAGAAGGGAAAAGCTTCGTGGCCCAATAATTATAACGGTAGGGTATCTTTATGACATCTTTGATATCAATATGAAAAACCTGGTGCCCGAGAAACTCCAGGGAATCATGCAAATGATATTCTAAACTATCAAAATCTTTGCTTCCTATAATAGCTACTTTCATACTAATGTTCTTTTTACAGCATTTTCATAATTTTTCCTTTCCTGAGCGGTATACCGGGTATTAAATTTATTAATAAACAGAAAAAACATATCCCAGAGTCTGTATTTGCCGAAATTCCCGGGATCATTTTTTTTCAGAAAGAGGTTTTTACTCGTATGCGTTATAATTCTTTTTTTATTGCTGTAATTTTTTATTTCCTTACCGCTGCCGTCTTCTAAATGGATTATTTTTGTATCCGTATATACATAAGCGTGATAACCGGCTTTTTTCATACGGTATTGCAGGTCACTTTCTTCATAATACATAAAAAAATCCTTGTCAAAACCTCCCATGTCCGTAAAAACACGATTTCTTATCATAAGGTCTGCCCCGATAACGTAATCAATTTCAAAAAATTTTTTTTCCAGAGGAAAAGGAACTTCAGTTTTACCCCGTAACAAATACTTCATCCCGGGGATGATTTTTTTATAATTATCAATTTCTTCTGCACAGGAAGTAAAATGGCTTCCGCAGCCATTATAGTTCATCTCTTTATCCACAAGTACACAGCCTAGACTTCCAATGTTGAGTTCTGCTTCTTTATTTCTAAAAAAACCAAGAAGTTTTTTAACTGAGTTTTCAATCAGCACAGTATCCGAATTTAAAAGAAACAAAAATTCCCCTCTGGCCTTTTCAGCTCCCAGGTTATTAGCTCTTCCGAACCCGATATTTTCAGGAGACTGTATAAATATAATATCTTCCATTTCACTGAA
The sequence above is a segment of the Chryseobacterium sp. JJR-5R genome. Coding sequences within it:
- a CDS encoding polysaccharide biosynthesis protein, encoding MEIQNKTLLITGGTGSFGTAVLRKFLHTDHFKEIRIFSRDEKKQDDMRNYYKNDRIKYYIGDVRDYNSVDYAMKEVDYVFHAAALKQVPSCEFFPMQAVKTNVEGTQNVIRAAASNKVKKVICLSTDKAAYPINAMGISKAMMEKVAVAEARNLKDTIVCLTRYGNVMASRGSVIPLFLNQIENNEDITITDPNMTRFLMSLDEAVDLVLFAFKHANPGDLFVNKAPAATIGDLAKAVLELKQASNKIKIIGTRHGEKLYETLCTREEMMNAEDMGDFYRIPADNRDLNYAKYFSEGNQIEKSIHDYNSHNTKREDVEGVKILLKKLNLFQDPLGN
- a CDS encoding glycosyltransferase, producing the protein MIFIDALYINNGGGKVLLDYLMQELDKLDVPVFYLLDKRIENNHEPVNEKCRIVFQKADYYGRKRFYKKNKEHFSTLLCFGNLPPAINQRNCTSYTYFHQPLFLELPDDMPVRQKIMYWLKTKILSYDRRNTEYWLVQSDFIKQKLTRKYKIKQEKVLLMPFYPPFKETQTAVKREKHSYVFVSNAAPHKNHVKLIDAFCRFYENHKKGVLTITVAESFTELCRLIREKQDLGYPIRNTGFIKREDLKEIYQSHEYLIFPSLAESFGLGLVEAIENGCNIIGADLPYTYEVCEPSITFNPYDEGSIVNALTQSLKEDVKPSVKKITNNINQLITLLHGNTK
- a CDS encoding glycosyltransferase family 1 protein, which gives rise to MEIHFFERHPTEGQISIEKLFSVLYRQLEDQNIKFKVIKNPFPLKQLGKAMWFFKRNQGDVNHITGDIHWACLLLDRHKTILSIHDLVGLHQYTGLKRYLYYLLWVYLPVKKLKYITVISDKTKNEILKYIPSAENKIHVISNCVTVPILEHNDISLQRKLKLLVVGTRTNKNVERILEALTGIEAEILIIGKLEVSHNIFIEQNNLHVSNFNNISDEDLAEKYHQSDILLFPSLYEGFGLPILEAQAQNCCVITSGISPMKEIAGNGALLVDPFSVKEIRDAVLKLIHSEEKRKELIKNGKENIRKYSPEKISQQYINLYHQIIKK
- a CDS encoding EpsG family protein — its product is MIPLLIVLLLLFSFFDEKFSSVQKTLVLIFCLVMWWFLESFRWESGTDFYNYYNNFDGLRINHVSTDRFELGYNLLVLFCRDYLKCTFYVFNALYYSVIFLLYFFSIRKATPNSILFLFIFFCFAIGLMGSTRQLMAVSIMFFASVYFLENKKVAFIACILLASLFHRTIIVCLIFVVFNHNIRYKYWLCMIAAALLIQISGFNAFIMGKFISLLPESYSDRFTAYLSLSEPDTIDLRTYFFGILRRGLPVFLLLVNKNKLNKLVDHTRLQYILNIMFFSLFAYIILSFNFTFIISRISIYFNIFEALFYVWLITIYTRERKYLYIAGLVSFFLVLCVKYIMNYPQLFLPYKTIFFTF
- a CDS encoding glycosyltransferase, producing the protein MKVAIIGSKDFDSLEYHLHDSLEFLGHQVFHIDIKDVIKIPYRYNYWATKLFPSYDELIFKKIAEKVIEQEPDLVIATYRFIHPVCIRMIKQNLKAKVIHINPDQMTTLEHQQIFASDYDAWFTKEKYMLDFMQNKMRLNAHYFPEALNPRVHKPSAKDRNQLEKEIDIDVVTFGTMYPYRSRMVSELIKADINVVLFGIADKRFARKEIAENFRNEFITGERKAEVLCGSKIVFNNFHYAEVNSANVKFFEIGGIGAFQLCDYKPVLEEYSKIDVEKFTYRHIDEAIEKVRYYLDKPEERYALSDLQRQHFIENHTYDVRLTEMLKLIHK
- a CDS encoding glycosyltransferase family 2 protein — its product is MDCSIIIVNYNTKTITNDCIESVKKFTEDINYEIILVDNASTDDSPAFFSEMEDIIFIQSPENIGFGRANNLGAEKARGEFLFLLNSDTVLIENSVKKLLGFFRNKEAELNIGSLGCVLVDKEMNYNGCGSHFTSCAEEIDNYKKIIPGMKYLLRGKTEVPFPLEKKFFEIDYVIGADLMIRNRVFTDMGGFDKDFFMYYEESDLQYRMKKAGYHAYVYTDTKIIHLEDGSGKEIKNYSNKKRIITHTSKNLFLKKNDPGNFGKYRLWDMFFLFINKFNTRYTAQERKNYENAVKRTLV